In a genomic window of uncultured Sphaerochaeta sp.:
- a CDS encoding aldose epimerase family protein — protein MLTKQSVGTTAQGETIYQVTLSNGPVTAQILSLGANLKTLRTPDRKGEIRDIVLGFDNPLENLSSTTYFGQTVGRFANRIAHARFSLEGKQYVLEQNDGQNSLHSGSANWGWRNWHVETFESHGNPGVVLSLFSPDGEGGFPGSVTATVSYLLLENGELSIEYEATASAMTPINLTNHSYFNLAGAASGTILGHEVQLACDRYLEVDANLIPTGNVLPVAGTAFDFTKKKAVGKDIGKAGGYDHCFVLSDSREHLKEFAFVVDPVSGRTMRISTTLPAVQLYTSNFLQGKEVGKGKVAYPKHAGMCFETQYYPDSPNQKQFPSCIFSKDRSFKHTTVFAFGTL, from the coding sequence ATGCTGACCAAACAGAGTGTGGGAACCACCGCACAAGGCGAAACCATCTATCAAGTGACATTGTCCAATGGCCCTGTCACTGCGCAAATCCTTAGCCTGGGGGCTAACCTGAAGACCTTGAGGACTCCTGATAGGAAAGGGGAGATCCGGGATATCGTCCTGGGATTTGACAATCCTCTGGAAAATCTGAGTTCCACGACTTACTTCGGGCAGACCGTCGGCCGATTCGCCAATCGGATTGCGCATGCCCGGTTTTCGCTTGAGGGAAAGCAGTATGTCTTGGAGCAGAATGATGGGCAGAACTCCCTGCATAGTGGCTCTGCAAACTGGGGATGGAGAAACTGGCATGTGGAGACCTTTGAGTCCCACGGCAATCCCGGGGTCGTACTCAGCTTGTTCAGCCCTGACGGCGAAGGAGGTTTCCCAGGTTCCGTAACGGCAACCGTCTCCTATCTCTTGCTGGAGAATGGGGAACTGAGCATCGAGTATGAAGCCACCGCTTCCGCCATGACACCGATCAATCTGACCAATCACAGCTACTTCAATCTTGCTGGTGCAGCCAGTGGCACGATTCTTGGCCATGAGGTGCAGCTTGCATGTGATCGTTATCTGGAAGTGGATGCAAATCTCATCCCGACCGGCAATGTGTTGCCAGTAGCGGGGACAGCTTTTGATTTCACCAAGAAAAAAGCGGTAGGGAAGGATATTGGGAAGGCAGGTGGGTACGATCACTGTTTCGTTCTCAGTGACTCACGTGAGCATCTCAAGGAGTTTGCCTTCGTGGTGGACCCCGTCAGTGGAAGAACGATGCGCATCAGTACCACGTTGCCGGCGGTGCAGCTGTATACCAGCAATTTTCTCCAAGGAAAGGAAGTCGGCAAGGGTAAGGTTGCCTATCCGAAGCACGCTGGCATGTGTTTTGAGACACAATACTATCCCGATAGTCCGAACCAGAAGCAGTTCCCTTCCTGCATTTTCTCAAAGGACCGCAGTTTCAAACACACCACGGTCTTTGCCTTCGGCACGCTGTAA
- the pth gene encoding aminoacyl-tRNA hydrolase: MRLMLGLGNPGTKYEHTRHNVGFDAVQSCAAFFQVKLKKRCFRLYRQAHVQMGEQEVLLVQPLTYMNNSGKILRHWPAVQPHDMVVVCDQLDLPPGMIRIRKGGSSAGHNGLKSLMEHLGSGDFIRIYVGVGRPAEGSGVIDHVLGRSYDPALQAGVDLAAQALAELVQGTPVEEVMLAYNRRNRST; encoded by the coding sequence ATGAGGTTGATGCTTGGTCTGGGTAATCCCGGCACCAAGTATGAGCACACCCGACACAACGTCGGCTTTGATGCGGTTCAGTCATGTGCAGCGTTTTTTCAGGTAAAGCTGAAAAAGCGCTGTTTTCGTCTTTACCGACAGGCTCATGTGCAGATGGGTGAACAAGAAGTGCTCTTGGTGCAGCCGCTTACCTATATGAACAACAGTGGAAAAATTCTCCGTCACTGGCCTGCGGTGCAACCTCATGATATGGTGGTGGTCTGTGATCAGCTGGATCTTCCTCCTGGGATGATCCGCATCCGAAAAGGTGGCTCATCTGCAGGACACAATGGGCTCAAGAGCTTGATGGAGCACCTGGGAAGCGGCGATTTCATTCGTATTTATGTCGGGGTCGGAAGACCTGCCGAGGGTTCCGGGGTTATTGACCACGTCCTGGGCCGTTCTTATGATCCCGCCTTGCAGGCTGGTGTCGATCTTGCGGCCCAGGCTTTGGCGGAATTGGTTCAGGGAACTCCTGTTGAGGAGGTGATGCTTGCCTACAACCGACGTAACCGTAGTACGTGA
- a CDS encoding IS1634 family transposase, giving the protein MAYVLVKTQLKNGDVAYNISNACRIPGSKNKQRRTTVETHHRSDLTVRGIDPEAFIAQRMEALKREAKASPKAVGYQVDFGLGLSLSGEGDLRVSDDCKNLGFAAYSRLYHRLELEEFVNNRRRYLDCEFNINVIFQHLLYSRLLWPASKKSTWEHKGRFFGDTGYGLQDVYRSMDSLLRWRTDLLRHLDAEVKEKFGRRDTVVFYDVTNYYFERDEADDENGLRAKGPSKEHRPEPIIQMGLFMDELSIPITYELFRGNTNDCETLPEAMDNSIIDFSDSRKIVVADKGMMSYYNIMKIRDARNGYVISQSVRKSDSQTKEFALSAEGWEHVLDGNGNVVSMIKERTIPRRASTYGDVDDRKHSGTYNERQVFIWSRKYSDRAKRERQAVIEKALQSEGKRSKDYKDSSYGKSKYLRKSPVKEGEKVEADWCLYEFDAARLEEDEKYDGYYLICTNVVGVGDESLINPDKPSSHAYYRDSDGFLVLNHVVPASEIADIYGGLRKIEETFKVTKTGMLSLRPVFHSRQDRIRSHFLICFISLVLERLLELQLGWKYSAKSIQQSLSHFNAVQLANSNIYQVAYYDVMVDTILKTLDIDISRKFLQQSDIRRILGQTKKKDYED; this is encoded by the coding sequence ATGGCATATGTACTGGTGAAGACACAGCTCAAGAACGGGGATGTCGCCTACAACATCTCCAACGCATGCAGGATCCCCGGCTCCAAGAACAAGCAGCGGAGGACCACCGTCGAGACCCACCACCGCTCCGACCTGACGGTCAGGGGGATAGACCCCGAGGCGTTCATCGCCCAGCGGATGGAGGCCCTCAAGCGGGAGGCGAAGGCCTCGCCGAAGGCGGTCGGCTACCAGGTCGACTTCGGCCTCGGGCTCAGCCTGTCCGGAGAAGGGGACCTCCGGGTCTCGGATGACTGCAAGAACCTCGGGTTCGCCGCCTACTCGAGGCTGTACCACCGCCTGGAGCTGGAAGAGTTCGTCAACAACCGGCGCAGGTACCTGGACTGCGAGTTCAACATCAACGTCATCTTCCAGCACCTGCTCTACTCCCGCCTGCTGTGGCCGGCCTCCAAGAAGAGCACCTGGGAGCACAAGGGGCGGTTCTTCGGCGACACGGGCTACGGCCTCCAGGACGTCTACCGGAGCATGGACAGCCTGCTGAGGTGGAGGACCGACCTGCTGAGGCATCTGGACGCCGAGGTGAAGGAGAAGTTCGGAAGAAGGGACACGGTGGTGTTCTACGACGTCACCAACTACTACTTCGAGCGGGACGAGGCGGATGACGAGAACGGGCTGAGGGCCAAGGGCCCGAGCAAGGAGCACAGGCCCGAGCCCATCATCCAGATGGGGCTGTTCATGGACGAGCTTTCCATTCCCATCACCTACGAGCTGTTCCGGGGCAACACCAACGACTGCGAGACGCTTCCCGAGGCCATGGACAACAGCATCATCGACTTTTCCGACAGCCGCAAGATCGTGGTGGCGGACAAGGGGATGATGAGCTACTACAACATCATGAAGATCCGGGATGCGAGGAACGGGTATGTGATCAGCCAGTCGGTACGCAAGTCGGACTCCCAGACCAAGGAGTTCGCGCTCTCGGCCGAGGGGTGGGAGCATGTGCTGGACGGCAACGGCAACGTGGTGTCCATGATCAAGGAGAGGACGATCCCCAGGAGGGCCAGCACCTACGGCGACGTCGACGACAGGAAGCACAGCGGGACCTACAACGAGAGGCAGGTGTTCATCTGGAGCAGGAAGTACAGCGACAGGGCGAAGCGCGAACGGCAGGCGGTGATCGAGAAGGCGCTTCAGTCCGAGGGCAAGCGGTCGAAGGACTACAAGGACTCCAGCTACGGCAAGAGCAAGTACCTGAGAAAGAGCCCCGTCAAGGAGGGGGAGAAGGTGGAGGCCGACTGGTGCCTCTACGAGTTCGACGCCGCGAGGCTGGAGGAGGACGAGAAGTACGACGGCTACTACCTCATCTGCACCAACGTCGTCGGGGTCGGGGACGAATCGCTGATCAATCCCGACAAGCCGTCCAGCCATGCTTACTACCGGGATTCGGACGGGTTCCTGGTGCTCAACCATGTGGTGCCGGCCTCGGAGATAGCGGACATCTACGGCGGGCTGAGGAAGATCGAGGAGACGTTCAAGGTGACCAAGACCGGGATGCTGTCGTTGAGGCCGGTGTTCCACAGCAGGCAGGACAGGATACGGTCGCACTTCCTGATATGCTTCATTTCCCTGGTCCTGGAACGGCTGCTGGAACTGCAGCTCGGCTGGAAATACTCGGCCAAGTCGATACAGCAGTCGCTTTCCCATTTCAACGCCGTGCAGCTGGCGAACTCGAACATCTACCAGGTCGCATACTATGACGTGATGGTCGACACCATACTCAAGACCCTGGACATAGACATATCGAGGAAGTTCCTGCAGCAGTCTGACATCAGGAGGATCCTCGGGCAGACGAAGAAAAAAGATTACGAGGACTGA
- the ftsH gene encoding ATP-dependent zinc metalloprotease FtsH, with translation MKLRKDSQDSGSDKGPDNQDSNQYWQGPPKDGKKPSFKPSNNPKNRFALIVFVTLAIMFAYMFFDSAGAAKDQVVPYTTFLAYVDSGQVVQVEIKEQSLIRFSLKNGITAQSRIPYFDENLLPSLKGKGIAVTGSVQEISFLQVILQLLPWIIFIGFTIMLYRQSSGLNGKMMSTLGKSKAKEYMETDTKTTFKDVAGQVEAKYELEEVVAFLKHPDHFTKVGAKIPRGVLLVGPPGTGKTLLAKAVAGESGVSFFHTSGSDFVEMFVGMGAARVRDLFEQARKHAPCILFIDELDAVGRTRGGGLGGGNDEREQTLNQILVEMDGFGTTTGVIVMAATNRPDVLDPALLRPGRFDRQVVVDLPDIQEREAILRIHCRKIKLEKDVDLKRLARGSAGTSGADLANLINEAALFAARKNKTTVSMADMEEARDKILLGVARKSRAMTDEEKLATAYHEAGHALLHYYLKHLDPLHKVTIIPHGRALGLTVSLPERDPYTKTRSMLHDWIKVCMGGYVAEQIIYGETTTGTSNDIKQATDLARRMVTEWGMSGLGFVNLADESEPLFLGREITQHKDYSEDTAKRIDQEIHTILDAAMEETKDLLTSHRQQLDLLTKELVEKETLDDAQIRILLGFEPLAMYGEEEAEPAVQAEQESGKTEEQPNEQGTT, from the coding sequence GTGAAATTGAGAAAAGATAGCCAAGACAGCGGATCGGATAAGGGGCCGGATAATCAGGATTCCAACCAGTATTGGCAGGGTCCTCCCAAGGATGGCAAGAAGCCGTCTTTCAAGCCTTCAAACAATCCCAAGAACCGGTTCGCCCTGATAGTGTTTGTCACCTTGGCGATTATGTTTGCCTATATGTTCTTCGATTCTGCTGGTGCTGCGAAGGACCAGGTTGTGCCGTACACAACTTTCCTTGCCTATGTGGACTCCGGTCAGGTTGTGCAAGTTGAGATCAAGGAACAATCGTTGATCCGATTCTCCCTCAAGAATGGCATAACCGCACAATCGAGGATTCCCTATTTTGATGAGAATCTCCTTCCTTCCCTGAAGGGAAAGGGCATTGCAGTGACGGGCTCCGTGCAGGAGATCTCATTCCTTCAGGTCATTCTGCAACTGCTCCCCTGGATCATCTTCATTGGCTTTACCATCATGCTGTACCGTCAGTCCAGTGGGCTCAACGGGAAGATGATGTCCACGCTGGGAAAAAGCAAAGCCAAGGAGTACATGGAGACCGACACAAAGACAACCTTCAAGGATGTTGCCGGGCAGGTTGAAGCCAAATACGAGTTGGAGGAAGTCGTGGCCTTCCTCAAGCACCCCGACCATTTCACCAAGGTGGGGGCGAAGATTCCCCGCGGCGTTCTGCTTGTCGGTCCCCCGGGAACCGGAAAGACCCTTCTGGCCAAAGCTGTTGCCGGTGAGAGTGGTGTTTCCTTCTTTCACACCAGCGGTTCCGACTTTGTGGAGATGTTCGTAGGTATGGGAGCTGCAAGGGTTCGCGACCTGTTCGAGCAGGCGAGGAAACATGCACCCTGCATTCTGTTCATTGACGAGCTGGATGCCGTGGGTCGTACCCGTGGCGGCGGTCTTGGTGGTGGAAATGATGAACGTGAGCAGACGCTGAACCAGATCCTGGTTGAGATGGATGGCTTCGGCACCACCACCGGGGTCATTGTCATGGCAGCCACCAACAGACCTGACGTACTCGATCCCGCCTTGCTCAGGCCGGGACGTTTTGACCGCCAGGTGGTGGTCGATCTTCCGGATATCCAGGAACGGGAAGCAATCCTGAGAATCCATTGCCGCAAGATCAAGCTGGAGAAGGATGTTGACCTGAAACGCCTTGCCCGTGGTTCGGCAGGAACCAGTGGTGCCGATCTTGCAAACCTGATCAATGAGGCTGCCCTGTTTGCAGCTCGCAAGAACAAGACGACGGTAAGCATGGCTGACATGGAAGAGGCTAGGGACAAGATTCTGCTTGGGGTTGCACGCAAGAGCCGCGCAATGACCGATGAAGAGAAGCTTGCCACTGCATACCATGAGGCGGGACACGCCCTCCTGCACTATTATCTCAAGCATCTTGATCCACTTCACAAGGTCACCATCATCCCGCATGGGCGTGCCCTTGGTCTTACGGTCAGCCTTCCTGAGCGTGATCCGTATACCAAGACGCGGTCAATGCTCCACGATTGGATCAAGGTATGCATGGGTGGATATGTTGCCGAGCAGATCATCTACGGTGAAACAACCACCGGTACCAGCAATGACATCAAGCAGGCGACAGATCTTGCCCGCAGGATGGTAACCGAGTGGGGTATGAGCGGCTTGGGCTTCGTAAATCTTGCTGATGAGTCGGAACCTCTTTTCCTGGGCAGGGAGATCACCCAGCACAAGGACTACAGCGAGGACACTGCCAAGAGGATTGACCAGGAGATCCATACGATTCTCGATGCTGCGATGGAAGAGACAAAGGATCTTCTCACCTCACATCGCCAGCAGCTGGATCTGCTTACCAAGGAGCTCGTTGAGAAGGAGACCCTTGATGATGCCCAGATCCGCATATTGCTCGGATTCGAACCGCTTGCAATGTATGGTGAAGAGGAAGCGGAACCAGCAGTGCAGGCAGAGCAGGAAAGCGGCAAGACCGAAGAACAACCGAACGAACAAGGAACAACATGA
- a CDS encoding 50S ribosomal protein L25, whose translation MSENKSLKAELRTEDFGSAGSRRLLRAKRIPAVIYGKNEPVHLSLDAREFSNKMRHFSETALLKISVGKKNYECLLKDYQEDLMKGEIKHVDFFEVTRGHALRTLVSIVLKGNPVGTKEGGVLDQVIHEVEIECLPKDLPEALEANVSALKINQSIHLKDLIIPANVKILDDLSKTVASVKGVKAEAAAPAVDEAVAEPVAEAEKAKK comes from the coding sequence ATGTCTGAAAACAAGAGCCTGAAGGCTGAACTGAGAACCGAGGATTTCGGTAGTGCCGGATCCCGCCGCCTGCTTCGTGCAAAACGCATTCCTGCTGTCATCTATGGAAAGAACGAGCCTGTTCATCTTAGCCTGGATGCACGTGAGTTCTCCAACAAAATGCGCCACTTCTCAGAAACCGCTCTGTTGAAGATTTCTGTAGGAAAGAAAAATTATGAGTGTCTGCTCAAGGATTATCAGGAAGATCTCATGAAAGGCGAGATCAAGCATGTCGACTTTTTCGAGGTTACCCGTGGTCATGCACTGCGCACCTTGGTTTCCATCGTTCTGAAAGGCAATCCGGTTGGAACGAAGGAAGGTGGTGTCCTTGATCAGGTTATCCATGAAGTTGAGATTGAGTGTCTGCCCAAGGATCTTCCCGAAGCTCTCGAGGCAAACGTCTCTGCGCTGAAGATCAACCAGTCGATCCACCTCAAGGACCTCATCATTCCTGCGAATGTCAAGATTCTTGATGACCTGTCCAAGACCGTAGCATCCGTGAAGGGTGTCAAGGCAGAGGCTGCAGCTCCTGCTGTAGACGAAGCGGTCGCTGAACCCGTAGCTGAGGCTGAAAAGGCTAAGAAATGA
- the lepA gene encoding translation elongation factor 4: MSADSSLTRNFCIIAHIDHGKSTLADRFIEMAKINMSRGPAQAQILDNMDIERERGITIKSQAVTIPYTAKDGKTYELNLVDTPGHVDFSYEVSRAISSCEGALLLVDASQGVEAQTLANLYMAMEHNLEIIPVINKIDLPSADIDACLHQIDHDLGLDSSMAVQVSAKTGAGVPDLFEAIVEYIGPPEGKDAFPLQALIFDSHYDAYRGVIVHCRVFDGVLKVGDEIKFMHTGSSYKVEEVGIFQLDLIKTGELHAGDVGYVITGVKTISDVRVGDTITTTGNPAKKPLPGFKDVKPVVFSSIYPVDTNDYEELVSSIERLKLNDASLIYEKDSSAALGFGFRCGFLGMLHLEVVQERIEREFGLSIVFTSPSVKYIVHMKNGETLYIDNPLEYPDPMRVDYAEEPYIQANVITPTQFVGPIITLCMEKRGIQTNMNYLDEKRVELIYEMPLAEVLFEFYDRLKSISRGYASFDYQVIGYKKTDLVRMDILVNGEPVDALSQLVFRGNSQNRGRQVCERLRGEIPRQQFKIAIQAAIGGTIVSRETITAFRKDVTAKCYGGDISRKRKLLEKQKEGKKRMKMVGNVEIPQSAFLAVLKSDEASN; the protein is encoded by the coding sequence ATGAGTGCTGATTCATCATTGACCCGTAATTTCTGCATCATTGCACATATCGACCACGGCAAGTCTACGCTTGCCGACCGTTTTATCGAGATGGCCAAGATCAACATGTCCAGAGGACCGGCCCAGGCACAGATCCTTGACAATATGGACATCGAACGGGAACGGGGCATCACCATCAAGAGCCAAGCGGTAACCATTCCTTATACGGCCAAAGATGGAAAGACCTACGAGCTGAACCTTGTAGACACTCCGGGACATGTGGACTTCTCGTACGAAGTGTCCAGGGCCATCAGCTCCTGTGAAGGGGCCTTGTTGCTCGTTGATGCTTCGCAAGGTGTGGAAGCGCAGACACTCGCCAATCTGTATATGGCGATGGAGCACAACCTTGAGATCATTCCGGTCATCAACAAGATTGACTTGCCTTCGGCTGACATCGATGCTTGCCTGCACCAGATTGATCATGATCTTGGGCTTGACAGCTCCATGGCCGTCCAGGTCAGTGCCAAGACAGGTGCTGGTGTTCCGGACCTGTTTGAAGCGATTGTTGAGTACATCGGGCCACCTGAGGGCAAGGATGCCTTTCCGCTCCAGGCTTTGATTTTCGACTCCCACTATGATGCATATCGTGGTGTCATTGTGCATTGCCGTGTCTTTGACGGGGTGCTGAAGGTAGGGGACGAGATCAAGTTCATGCACACCGGATCCAGTTACAAGGTTGAGGAAGTGGGAATCTTCCAACTCGACCTGATAAAGACCGGGGAGTTGCATGCAGGTGATGTAGGCTATGTCATCACAGGGGTGAAGACCATCAGCGACGTACGCGTCGGTGACACCATCACCACGACAGGCAATCCGGCAAAGAAACCCCTGCCTGGGTTCAAGGATGTGAAGCCGGTTGTGTTCAGTTCCATCTATCCTGTCGATACCAATGATTATGAGGAGCTGGTAAGTTCAATTGAGCGGCTGAAGCTCAACGATGCTTCTCTCATCTATGAGAAAGACTCCTCGGCTGCCTTGGGCTTCGGGTTTCGCTGCGGCTTTTTGGGTATGCTGCACCTTGAGGTTGTACAGGAGCGTATCGAGCGCGAATTCGGGCTTTCCATCGTCTTTACCAGTCCTTCGGTCAAATACATCGTGCACATGAAGAATGGCGAGACGTTGTATATTGACAATCCGCTGGAATACCCTGATCCAATGCGGGTCGACTACGCCGAGGAACCCTATATCCAGGCAAATGTCATCACCCCAACGCAATTTGTCGGGCCGATCATCACCCTGTGCATGGAAAAGCGGGGCATCCAGACCAATATGAATTATCTGGATGAGAAGCGGGTGGAGCTGATTTATGAGATGCCGCTCGCTGAGGTTCTTTTCGAGTTCTACGACCGCTTGAAATCAATAAGTCGGGGATATGCTTCCTTTGATTATCAGGTGATCGGGTACAAGAAGACCGATTTGGTACGGATGGATATTCTGGTGAATGGGGAACCGGTTGACGCATTGAGCCAATTGGTCTTCCGAGGAAACAGCCAGAACCGGGGCCGGCAGGTTTGTGAGCGTTTGCGTGGGGAAATCCCCCGTCAGCAGTTCAAGATTGCCATTCAGGCAGCAATTGGCGGGACCATTGTCAGTCGTGAGACGATTACTGCTTTCCGCAAGGATGTCACAGCCAAGTGTTATGGGGGTGATATCAGCCGCAAGCGGAAGTTGCTGGAGAAGCAGAAAGAGGGAAAGAAACGCATGAAGATGGTTGGAAATGTCGAAATTCCCCAAAGTGCGTTCCTCGCTGTGCTCAAGAGTGACGAAGCCTCGAACTAA
- the tilS gene encoding tRNA lysidine(34) synthetase TilS: MPTTDVTVVREVLSFLLKHGIASDAGIAVAFSGGCDSLALLAALKAASPGRPLLALYVNHQLRDEKELERELQLNQENCRKLSVDLQVLDLGKQRVAELAAQRGGGIEDAARTLRYEALAAACHTAGFRYLATAHHADDQLETLLMHLFHASSITSMQGIHAIRNLDAQVCLIRPMLALEHAKLEEYLSGLGLVWSEDSTNGEHTFLRNAIRHTLVPQIRTLFPEPYQAVQRMSARFSDVGALLDELVDAAMGMVMFADEGLSFPLETYQALHPSVAQLFLYRLAQHFQKEKRVSFGFVDRLLSTLGKSCSASRWVIESTGMVVSLAQSKVEWKRMDRIWNFCLPLECPEAAQTLDVGNGVVFSIQQENPAVDPTLLRIDASMLDKPVLRSATDSDTIALESGVVSIRKLLAQYKIDRARVAAVPVLADRSGVVAVFARSFGGRDRLAKRFKAPLARRLTNIYSSNKRNDCSEIEKR; encoded by the coding sequence TTGCCTACAACCGACGTAACCGTAGTACGTGAGGTCCTGTCATTTCTCCTGAAGCACGGAATTGCCTCCGATGCAGGGATTGCTGTCGCCTTCAGTGGTGGTTGTGACTCCCTTGCCCTGCTGGCTGCCCTGAAAGCGGCTTCTCCCGGTAGGCCTTTGCTTGCGCTGTATGTGAATCATCAGCTCAGGGATGAGAAGGAACTGGAGCGGGAACTGCAGCTGAACCAAGAGAACTGCAGAAAGCTTTCGGTGGATCTTCAGGTACTCGATCTGGGCAAGCAACGAGTTGCAGAGCTGGCAGCACAGCGGGGCGGGGGCATCGAGGATGCAGCACGCACCCTTCGCTACGAAGCCTTGGCAGCAGCATGCCACACTGCAGGTTTTCGTTATCTTGCAACTGCGCACCATGCCGATGACCAGCTTGAGACGCTGCTCATGCATCTTTTCCACGCTTCCTCCATCACCAGTATGCAGGGAATCCATGCCATCCGGAATCTCGATGCGCAGGTGTGCCTGATCAGGCCGATGCTGGCCCTGGAACATGCCAAGCTTGAGGAGTATCTATCTGGGCTGGGGTTGGTTTGGTCTGAGGATTCGACCAATGGTGAGCACACCTTTTTGCGAAACGCGATCCGTCATACCTTGGTCCCCCAGATCCGAACGCTTTTTCCCGAGCCCTATCAGGCCGTGCAGCGGATGAGTGCCCGGTTTTCGGATGTCGGTGCCTTGCTTGATGAACTGGTTGATGCGGCAATGGGCATGGTGATGTTTGCTGATGAGGGTCTCTCGTTCCCACTGGAAACCTACCAAGCATTGCATCCCAGTGTTGCCCAATTGTTTCTCTATCGGTTGGCTCAGCATTTCCAGAAAGAGAAGCGGGTCAGCTTTGGGTTTGTCGATCGCTTGCTTTCGACTCTGGGCAAAAGCTGTTCGGCTTCCCGATGGGTCATTGAGAGCACCGGGATGGTTGTCTCTCTGGCACAGTCGAAGGTAGAGTGGAAACGGATGGATCGGATCTGGAACTTCTGCCTGCCTCTCGAATGCCCTGAAGCCGCGCAAACCCTGGATGTGGGAAATGGGGTGGTGTTCTCCATCCAGCAGGAGAATCCTGCTGTCGATCCAACGCTGCTCCGCATTGATGCATCGATGCTGGACAAGCCTGTGCTTCGTTCAGCCACCGATTCGGACACGATTGCCTTGGAAAGCGGGGTGGTGAGCATACGAAAATTGTTGGCACAGTATAAAATAGATCGCGCGAGGGTTGCCGCTGTACCGGTGTTGGCCGATAGGTCTGGTGTGGTAGCGGTCTTTGCACGCTCATTCGGTGGGCGTGATCGTCTTGCAAAGCGGTTCAAAGCTCCCCTTGCCCGAAGGTTGACAAATATATATAGTAGTAACAAAAGGAACGATTGCAGTGAAATTGAGAAAAGATAG
- the ispE gene encoding 4-(cytidine 5'-diphospho)-2-C-methyl-D-erythritol kinase, translated as MDTVCSRPAYAKINLHLAVGLPYPDGYHPIQSLFALVDLSDDLEVSWERRTTFSVNVTGLEAYCEKDCDTLTKAARLWHEAGGCPLQLSIRCQKRIPVQAGLGGGSSDAATLLLLLQEIAGERALEQKVLEQVALKVGSDVPFFLSGAKSAVVTGRGEHATPVEAKNLAVLLVIPTDFAISTSSAYRLLDESRHGKESIRAMSMQEMLYVYKKSSAQWKGLLYNDFQACAQNKGFYGELMHISEPYKGFGSMTGSGACWFFVSEDKDEVQAVHAAVVAAFGGKVRCWITRLLP; from the coding sequence ATGGATACCGTGTGTTCGCGACCGGCTTATGCAAAGATCAATCTTCATTTGGCCGTCGGGTTGCCTTATCCGGATGGGTACCATCCCATTCAGTCCTTGTTTGCTTTGGTTGATCTCTCTGATGACCTTGAGGTGAGCTGGGAGAGGCGTACGACGTTCTCAGTGAATGTGACCGGGTTGGAAGCGTACTGCGAGAAAGATTGCGATACCTTGACGAAGGCAGCCCGCCTCTGGCATGAAGCCGGGGGGTGTCCCTTGCAGCTCTCCATACGGTGCCAGAAACGCATACCTGTCCAAGCAGGGCTTGGGGGTGGTTCCAGTGATGCGGCCACGCTCTTGCTTCTCTTGCAGGAGATTGCCGGTGAAAGGGCTTTGGAACAAAAAGTCCTTGAGCAGGTCGCTCTCAAGGTGGGGAGTGATGTGCCTTTCTTCCTTTCCGGTGCAAAAAGCGCCGTGGTAACAGGAAGAGGGGAGCATGCAACCCCTGTAGAGGCGAAAAATCTCGCTGTATTGCTTGTCATACCGACAGACTTTGCCATTTCCACATCATCTGCGTATAGGCTGTTGGACGAGTCAAGGCACGGGAAAGAGAGCATTCGGGCGATGAGTATGCAGGAAATGTTGTACGTATATAAAAAATCTTCCGCACAGTGGAAAGGTTTGTTATATAATGATTTTCAAGCATGCGCACAAAACAAGGGCTTTTATGGGGAGTTGATGCACATCAGTGAACCGTACAAAGGTTTTGGGAGCATGACCGGGAGCGGGGCCTGCTGGTTTTTCGTCAGTGAGGATAAGGACGAAGTCCAAGCAGTGCATGCGGCAGTTGTTGCGGCGTTTGGTGGTAAGGTCAGATGCTGGATTACACGATTGTTGCCCTGA
- the spoVG gene encoding septation regulator SpoVG produces the protein MDISEVRVRKVNQVGKLKAYVTVTFDNQFVVHNIKIIEGRDGDFIAMPSRQLANGEFKDVAHPISSEFRDHLQQVVMDAYANDTSDVEMAGEL, from the coding sequence GTGGACATATCAGAAGTACGCGTGCGGAAGGTCAACCAGGTAGGAAAACTCAAGGCGTATGTTACCGTGACGTTTGACAATCAGTTTGTTGTGCACAACATCAAGATTATTGAGGGGCGTGACGGTGATTTTATCGCTATGCCCAGCAGACAGCTAGCCAATGGTGAGTTCAAGGATGTCGCTCACCCCATCAGCAGTGAGTTTCGTGACCATTTGCAGCAGGTTGTCATGGATGCCTATGCGAATGATACCTCCGATGTTGAGATGGCCGGGGAGCTGTAA